In Bacteroidota bacterium, the genomic stretch CAAACTTTACGTGAATTTACAAAAAGACATCGAAACATCACCCGCATTTTTGAGAATCATTATGAAAAAATCAAATATTTAATGGAGGAGCTTTCCATTGATGATGCTACCTTATCTATGCACAAAAAACTGCTGATTGGTGCATATTGCACCATGGAATATTCTGTTGAGTCGGCTGCACTATTCAATCCGTCCATTATTGAAGATCCAGACCAATCAGATTTGGAAGAAGGGCAGAAAAGGGTGATTCTAAGTTTCAGGGCAGTTGGCGAAGGTCATATCTCTTCATTGGTGTTTAGAAGTGGAATTATTGATAAGTACAATAACCTCAGTTTCCTGGAAAGTGGAACAATGGTTGAAGAAGCCGTAATGATCAAACAGCACCAATATAATAAAGAATTATTTGAGAAAAAACTCAATAAAATTCAGCACATTGAAGAAATTGGAAATCGGGTAAGCGAATTGTTAAAGGAGGATTTCACCTATCTTGACTTGAAAAATGCCATGCGCGAAATCCTTTTTACCACGAATTTGGATCCTCAACAAAAGGATACATTGCGTAAGATAGTTTGGCTTGCAGACTTGCATTACAATGTACAATTTTCATTAGATACAGATTTATCAGAACGAGTGATATATCCGGTAGCCGAATCTGAAAATAAAGGAATTGAAGATGCGCGGTTTGTTCTCTTTCAGGATGAGGAAGGGCACAATTCCTATTATGCCACCTATACGGCATTCGACGGGTACAAAATCGGGCCCAAACTGCTTCATACGCACGATTTTTACACCTTCGAAAGTATGCCTCTTCATGGGGATGGCGCACAAAATAAAGATCTGGCTCTTTTCCCACGGAAAATCAACGGGAAATATGCGATGGTTGCCCGCGTTGATGGAATCAATACGTATATAATGTATTCGGATACCATTACCATATGGGAAAATCCAATAAAAATTCAAGAACCAAGATATCCCTGGGAATATGTACAGGTAGGGAATTGCGGCTCACCCATGGAAACAGAAAAAGGATGGCTGATAATTACCCATGGAGTAGGTCCAATGCGGCGCTATTGTCTGGGAGCAAGTTTATTCGATTTAATCGATCCGACCAAGGAAATCGGAAGGCTAAAAGAACCACTTCTAGCCGCCAACATTGCAGAGAGAGAAGGTTATGTCCCCAATGTGGTTTATTCCTGTGGTTCCATGATACACAACAATCAGGTTATTATTCCCTATGCCATGTCCGATTTTGCTTCAAGCTTCATCACGGTTCCCCTGGACAAGCTTTTAAAAAAATTGATCAATGGAGATTAACCACTTGTTCACTTTTGAATTGTTTAGTCATTTCAAATTCTGATTCAAGGGCATCCAAAACCGTGAGATGAGAAATAAAATAAGCCAGTGTGCTTTCCGCACCCTGGTTGCGGTTTACGCCAAAAGACTCCAAGCCATCGCAACAACCTTTTGTTTCGTAATCATACAAAGGGATACGTAATTCATTCTCTCCAAGGAACCACATGTAGGATTTGAACATTTTATCTCTATATTCTTTGTTATTTGTACATTGGTATGCTTTATAATTCAACAAAACCATGGCCATGGCATCAACCGACTGCTGGGCAAAAACAGCCCTTGTACCCCCTTGGATATACCAGCCATTACTTCCTACTAATGAAAGATAATCGTCTTTAAAACTAATTTTTTCTAAAAAAGAAGTACTTTCCAAGGCGATGTTTTTTATTTCGGGATTATTAATAATTTCCGAAGCATAAAACAAGGCAAGAGGCAATATCCCATTATCATAGGTCAATGAGTTTTCAAACCAATGCCATCCATCAACATTTGAAAGTTTATATTGAAGCATAAGCTTTTTAGTAAGAAGCATTAAAGTCTGCAACATGCTTTCGTTATCAGGGAAATGCCCCAAATAATAACAAATGCCAATGATGGTATCCGCAATTCCTCTAATGGAAACCAGGGAATCAAAATGGCTACTGGCTTTTGAGAAAATATCCCGGGCAAATTGAGAATAAGAATCACTTGGAGCATAACGAATTGTATAGCCTAAAGCCCAGATTGTACGGCCGAAAGAATCTTCAGATCCTTCATTGTCGGAATAATTTTTATCAAAACTTAAAAAATTATGAAAAGCTCCATTATCCAACTGCATGTAATTTATAAAACTCAAATACACGATAAGCAAATCAAGAGCTTCTTTGTCTTTGTATTGTCGATATGCCATCAAAGCCATAAGTAAGGCTCGGGAATTATCATCAAGACAATATCCTTCCTTGAAGTTAGGGATACCATATTTGGCATGTTGAATAATGCCGGTGTTGTCAGTAAGCCTGGAAATATGCTCGAAAGTAAATTCAGTTAGAATGGACAAATCGATATTATTTTCCAATTTATTAATAGGGATAACAGGAACTGTACTTACCTGCCGAGCCAGCTCAAGGTAGCGGGATCCGGTGATTTTCCACTTGAGATGCTTACCATACTCATAAGCATTATCCCCTAATTTTTTCAGTTCTTGGGGATGGCCGAATAAATGGTTCAATAAATCGGACAGCTTAGCTGAATCCTTAAAAGGGAAAAACACCCCTCTTTCTTCAGCAAGTAATTCCTGTGCATGCCAGTAAGGAGTGGAAACAACGGGAATGCCCGCCCCTACAGCATAGGCCAGGGTTCCACTAGTAATCTGCTTCTCATTAATATAAGGAGTTATGTAAATATCTGTAGCCGAAAGATATTCAAATAGGGTTTGCTCATCTACAAAAGCCTTATTAAAATAAACATGATTTTCCAGTTTTAGTTTTTTAACAAGCAAGTTGAGGTAGTTCCTGTATTCTTCGCCAGAAGTACGTAAAATATTAGGATGGGTATGTCCTAAAACCATGTACAACACATCAGGATGCTCTGCAACCACCTTAGGTAAAGCCTGGATAACCGTTTCAATACCTTTATTCCTGCTTAATAATCCAAATGTTAGAATTATTTTACGACCTTCCAGATTAAATTTCTTCTTCATCTTAACTTTAGAAGAGATTTCAAAGTCGGGTACTCCATGTTCAATTACCACTAATTTTTCCTGGGGAATATGATAAATATCAGTCAGAAAGTCCTTTGCCAGATTGCTCATAATAACAATTTTCTGAGCCATAGTACCAATACTCTGGAAAATTGATCGTTGGGTAAAATCAGGTTCTTTGAGTACAGTATGAAAAATAGCGATTAACGGAACCTTAAGCCTATGCAAAAGAGGAAGAATATAAATTCCACTCTCCCCACCAAAAATACCAAATTCATGCTCGAGGATACAGACTTCTGAGTTGCTAAAATTTATATTATTCGCAGCATCAATATAATCAACCTGCCTATCCTGTTGAATAACAAATTTCACCTCTGGAGGGAAAACGTAACCTTCAGCTCTATCACTGACAGCAACTACATTGGCGTTAGTTTCTATATCATGGTTATCTGAATTTGAGATAATAGACCTTATTAAATTGCTGTTGAAAATTGCAATTCCACATTCGCGCGGGGGGTAAGTACTAATATAAGCTATTTTCATATATTACTTTAAGTTTTAAAATGAATCAAAGAACCTAACTTTTGATCTTCTACGATAAAAATCTTACAATAGCTATTTTATAGTAATTGCGATTTTATTCCCAAAACAAAAGGGCTATAAACTTAATTCAGGATATTTAATTAAAAGGGAGATTGGTATTTCAAATATCTTTTGACTTTCTTCAAAGATACAAAAAAATATGAGAATGTACCAGGGGAACATTTCTATATGTGGTAAAAAAAGAGAGAGCAACCCTTTCCGGACTGCTCTCCCCAAAACCTAACTAACTAAAACCTATGAAAAACCTATTATTAACCTAAAAACTACTTTGCAAAGATAAGTGAAAAATCAATATTCAATATTAAATTAACGTTAAATTTTCATTAAATCCTTTAAATTTTTGTATTTAATTTTTTTCACCCCTAATTTTTCAGAACTTATATCTATTGAAACGTATATTTCCATTCATTTGTTTCATTATTTATAAATATTTTATTAATTTTTTTAGGAATATATTCCCGGGATTAAAAATATTCACAGGTTTTATTTATTTTTGATTCATTTTTGACACTATAAATTTTGAATTATATAAAAAGCCTGAAAATGAGAGGGAAAATATTTTTTACAGCTCTGTTAGCTGGAACTTTATGGCTATATCCGGGGCAAAAAAGTGATGCCTGTACCAATTTCATCATTACCAAGGGGGCATCAGCAGATGGATCGGTCATGATAAGTTACAATGCTGATTCGCACGTTCTATATGGAACATTATATTATCACCCGGCTGCCGATTATCCGGCCGGGGCAATGATGGATATCTATGAATGGGATACGGGGAAATACCTGGGTAAAATTCCCCAGGCCAGGCATACCTATTCGGTTATAGGAAACGTAAACGAATATCAGGTATCCATTGGTGAAACGACCTTTGGAGGAAGGCCCGAAACAATTGACACCACTGCTACGGTTGATTATGGTTCGTTGATATATATTGCCCTTCAAAGGTCCAAGACTGCCCGCGAGGCAATTAAAGTAATTACCGACCTGACAGACAAATATGGCTATGCCAGTGAAGGGGAATCCTTTTCCATTGCCGATAAAAACGAAGCCTGGATTTTTGAAATCGTTGGCAAAGGTGCAGGAAATAAAGGTGCCGTTTGGGTGGCCCGCCGTATTCCCGACGGATATGTTTGTGGCCATGCAAATCAATCCAGGATTACCACTTTCCCCTTAAATGACCCAGAAAATTGCCTGTATGCCAAGGACGTTATTTCATTTGCCAGGGAAAAGGGTTTTTTTAAAGGCAAAGACAAAGATTTCAGCTTTGCAGACGCTTATAATCCCCTCACATTCGACGGAGTGCGTTTCTGTGAGATCAGGGTATGGTCCATGTTCAAAGATGTAAACAAATCGATGTACAAATACTTAGATTATGTAAAAGGCAGCAACATGAAGCACAGGCTGCCCTTATGGATTAAACCCGATCATAAAGTGTCCTTACACGATATGATGATGTTTATGCGCGACCATCTGGAAGGCACTGAATTGGATATGAGCAAAGACCTTGGTGCAGGGCCTTACGGATTGCCATACCGCTGGCGTCCCTTGGAATGGAAAGTTGATTCAGTTTCTTATTGTAACGAAAGGACTACAGCCACGCAACAGACCGGCTTCACCTTCATCGCTCAATTGCGTTCATGGCTGCCCGATCCGGTAGGAGGAATCAACTGGTTTGGCGTTGACGACGCAGCATCTACCGTTTATACACCCATGTATTGCTGCATGACAAAAGTTCCTGAAACTTATGCAACCGGAAATGGCGACATGTTGAATTACTCGGAAACATCAGCCTTCTGGACCTTTAATACAGTGGCAAATTTCTGCTACCTGCGTTACAACATCATGATCAAAGATCTGCAAAAAGTTCAAAGCGAACTAGAGAACAAGTACATCACTTATACTCCGGCTATTGACCTGGCTGCCATGGAGCTGATGAAAAAAGACACCGCACTGGCTGTTCAATTTTTAACAGATTACTCCGTCAACCAGGGGAATTATACCGTTCAGCGCTGGAAAGAACTGGAACATTACCTGTTGGTAAAATATATAGACGGCAACATCAAAAAAGAAAAAGACGGACATTTCCTGCGTAATGGATATACAGAATCTGCCGCTCCCGACCAGCCAGGTTATCCTGAATGGTATTTGCGCAAAATTGTAGAACAAACAGGAGATAAATTAAAGGTGATTAAAGCACCTGTTCAATAAAAAATAAAAAAGTTTCAACATATTACGACAAATTAAAAAATTTGTCGTAATATTGCAACCTGTTAATTAGAGGTTAAATATTCAAACTATATCAGAATGGACTTAATGAAAGTTGTAGATCAGGAATCTGCTCCAAAGTACGAAATGCCTGAATTTAAAAGCGGAGATACGGTTACTGTCAGTTACAAAATTATAGAAGGAAACAAAGAACGTATTCAGCTATTTAAAGGTGTTGTAATTCAAAGAAGCGGTAGAGGTAATACAGCCACTTTTACTGTTCGTAAAATTTCGAGCAACAACATCGGTGTTGAAAGGATTTTCCCTATTGCTTCTCCTTTTATTGAAAAAATTGAAGTAA encodes the following:
- a CDS encoding glycoside hydrolase family 130 protein is translated as MKIPVERKDIKFYPDCKRVIARFLNYGDTRTKTLIKRVYALSEKDAKATLSQTLREFTKRHRNITRIFENHYEKIKYLMEELSIDDATLSMHKKLLIGAYCTMEYSVESAALFNPSIIEDPDQSDLEEGQKRVILSFRAVGEGHISSLVFRSGIIDKYNNLSFLESGTMVEEAVMIKQHQYNKELFEKKLNKIQHIEEIGNRVSELLKEDFTYLDLKNAMREILFTTNLDPQQKDTLRKIVWLADLHYNVQFSLDTDLSERVIYPVAESENKGIEDARFVLFQDEEGHNSYYATYTAFDGYKIGPKLLHTHDFYTFESMPLHGDGAQNKDLALFPRKINGKYAMVARVDGINTYIMYSDTITIWENPIKIQEPRYPWEYVQVGNCGSPMETEKGWLIITHGVGPMRRYCLGASLFDLIDPTKEIGRLKEPLLAANIAEREGYVPNVVYSCGSMIHNNQVIIPYAMSDFASSFITVPLDKLLKKLINGD
- a CDS encoding C69 family dipeptidase is translated as MRGKIFFTALLAGTLWLYPGQKSDACTNFIITKGASADGSVMISYNADSHVLYGTLYYHPAADYPAGAMMDIYEWDTGKYLGKIPQARHTYSVIGNVNEYQVSIGETTFGGRPETIDTTATVDYGSLIYIALQRSKTAREAIKVITDLTDKYGYASEGESFSIADKNEAWIFEIVGKGAGNKGAVWVARRIPDGYVCGHANQSRITTFPLNDPENCLYAKDVISFAREKGFFKGKDKDFSFADAYNPLTFDGVRFCEIRVWSMFKDVNKSMYKYLDYVKGSNMKHRLPLWIKPDHKVSLHDMMMFMRDHLEGTELDMSKDLGAGPYGLPYRWRPLEWKVDSVSYCNERTTATQQTGFTFIAQLRSWLPDPVGGINWFGVDDAASTVYTPMYCCMTKVPETYATGNGDMLNYSETSAFWTFNTVANFCYLRYNIMIKDLQKVQSELENKYITYTPAIDLAAMELMKKDTALAVQFLTDYSVNQGNYTVQRWKELEHYLLVKYIDGNIKKEKDGHFLRNGYTESAAPDQPGYPEWYLRKIVEQTGDKLKVIKAPVQ
- a CDS encoding glycosyltransferase family 4 protein — protein: MKIAYISTYPPRECGIAIFNSNLIRSIISNSDNHDIETNANVVAVSDRAEGYVFPPEVKFVIQQDRQVDYIDAANNINFSNSEVCILEHEFGIFGGESGIYILPLLHRLKVPLIAIFHTVLKEPDFTQRSIFQSIGTMAQKIVIMSNLAKDFLTDIYHIPQEKLVVIEHGVPDFEISSKVKMKKKFNLEGRKIILTFGLLSRNKGIETVIQALPKVVAEHPDVLYMVLGHTHPNILRTSGEEYRNYLNLLVKKLKLENHVYFNKAFVDEQTLFEYLSATDIYITPYINEKQITSGTLAYAVGAGIPVVSTPYWHAQELLAEERGVFFPFKDSAKLSDLLNHLFGHPQELKKLGDNAYEYGKHLKWKITGSRYLELARQVSTVPVIPINKLENNIDLSILTEFTFEHISRLTDNTGIIQHAKYGIPNFKEGYCLDDNSRALLMALMAYRQYKDKEALDLLIVYLSFINYMQLDNGAFHNFLSFDKNYSDNEGSEDSFGRTIWALGYTIRYAPSDSYSQFARDIFSKASSHFDSLVSIRGIADTIIGICYYLGHFPDNESMLQTLMLLTKKLMLQYKLSNVDGWHWFENSLTYDNGILPLALFYASEIINNPEIKNIALESTSFLEKISFKDDYLSLVGSNGWYIQGGTRAVFAQQSVDAMAMVLLNYKAYQCTNNKEYRDKMFKSYMWFLGENELRIPLYDYETKGCCDGLESFGVNRNQGAESTLAYFISHLTVLDALESEFEMTKQFKSEQVVNLH
- the rplS gene encoding 50S ribosomal protein L19; translated protein: MDLMKVVDQESAPKYEMPEFKSGDTVTVSYKIIEGNKERIQLFKGVVIQRSGRGNTATFTVRKISSNNIGVERIFPIASPFIEKIEVSKHGHVRRARIFYLRALQGKKARIVEKKF